One Cystobacter fuscus DSM 2262 genomic window carries:
- a CDS encoding bifunctional riboflavin kinase/FAD synthetase: MKVFHGVTEARELSGCALALGNFDGVHLGHQALFAEARRHGTLVAALTFQPHPGKVLQPEMAPKLITLLPRKLELFESFGLDAAVVQPFTRDYARLSPRDFEASLLDVLGARHLVVGHDFTYGAARGGSVDTLREAAAARGAQVHCVEPVTVDGLVASSSKVREYILEGRVGAAQRLLGRPFDLEGTVVRGQGRGRGIGFPTANVDTQNELRPAAGVYAIRVRFREALQAPWLPGVANIGVKPTFGINEVTIEAHLLDYSADLYGRELRVEFLERLRPEHRFGSVAELVGQIKRDVEAARVVIARASD; the protein is encoded by the coding sequence ATGAAGGTCTTCCACGGGGTGACGGAGGCGCGCGAGCTCTCGGGTTGTGCGCTCGCGCTGGGCAACTTCGATGGCGTGCACCTGGGCCACCAGGCGCTCTTCGCGGAGGCGCGGCGCCACGGCACGCTCGTCGCCGCGCTGACGTTCCAGCCGCATCCGGGCAAGGTGCTCCAGCCGGAGATGGCGCCCAAGCTCATCACCCTCTTGCCGCGCAAGCTGGAGCTCTTCGAGTCGTTCGGGCTGGACGCGGCGGTGGTGCAGCCCTTCACGCGCGACTACGCCCGCCTGTCGCCGCGCGACTTCGAGGCCTCGCTGCTGGACGTGCTGGGCGCGCGCCACCTCGTGGTGGGCCATGACTTCACCTACGGGGCGGCGCGCGGGGGCAGCGTGGACACCCTGCGTGAGGCCGCGGCGGCCCGGGGCGCCCAGGTGCACTGCGTGGAGCCCGTCACGGTGGATGGGCTCGTGGCCTCCTCCTCCAAGGTTCGCGAGTACATCCTCGAGGGCCGGGTGGGCGCGGCGCAGCGCCTGCTCGGCCGTCCCTTCGATTTGGAGGGCACGGTCGTGCGGGGCCAGGGGCGCGGCCGGGGCATCGGCTTTCCCACCGCCAACGTGGACACCCAGAACGAGCTGCGGCCGGCCGCCGGTGTGTACGCCATCCGCGTGCGCTTCCGCGAGGCCCTCCAGGCGCCCTGGCTGCCGGGCGTGGCCAACATCGGCGTCAAGCCCACCTTCGGTATCAACGAGGTCACGATCGAGGCGCATCTGCTCGACTACAGCGCGGACCTCTATGGCCGCGAGCTGCGGGTGGAGTTCCTCGAGCGGCTGCGCCCGGAGCACCGGTTCGGTTCCGTGGCCGAACTCGTGGGACAAATCAAGCGGGACGTCGAGGCCGCCCGGGTGGTGATCGCCCGGGCATCCGACTGA
- the trmB gene encoding tRNA (guanosine(46)-N7)-methyltransferase TrmB, translating into MARPPLLPDPVGLHLARLDAPPDWDAEFGFAGPLELEIGSGAGGHALEYCRRNPGTRFVAFEWRKKYARDTQDRGNKLGLKNLRVLEADARSIVPRLFAAGSLDAIHLQFPDPWWKRAHFKRAVVQPDFARLLLDKLKPGGLFDMRTDVQDRAVAMLSILEEAGFVNPLGQGVFHPYDPEEVPSTRERRYLTSGEPVYRARLRKPA; encoded by the coding sequence ATGGCCCGTCCTCCCCTGCTCCCCGACCCCGTGGGCCTGCATCTGGCCCGCCTCGATGCTCCCCCCGACTGGGACGCCGAGTTCGGCTTCGCCGGCCCCCTGGAACTGGAAATCGGCTCCGGCGCGGGCGGCCACGCCCTCGAGTACTGCCGCCGCAACCCCGGCACGCGCTTCGTCGCCTTCGAGTGGCGCAAGAAGTACGCGCGCGACACCCAGGACCGCGGCAACAAGCTGGGCCTGAAGAACCTGCGCGTACTCGAGGCGGATGCCCGCTCCATCGTGCCGCGCCTGTTCGCCGCCGGCTCGCTCGACGCCATCCACCTGCAGTTTCCCGACCCCTGGTGGAAGCGCGCCCACTTCAAGCGCGCCGTCGTCCAGCCCGACTTCGCCCGGCTGCTGCTCGACAAGCTCAAGCCCGGCGGCCTCTTCGACATGCGCACCGACGTGCAGGACCGCGCCGTCGCCATGCTCTCCATCCTCGAGGAGGCCGGCTTCGTCAACCCGCTGGGCCAGGGCGTCTTCCACCCCTACGATCCCGAGGAAGTCCCCTCCACGCGCGAGCGGCGCTACCTGACGAGCGGCGAGCCCGTCTACCGCGCCCGCCTGCGCAAGCCCGCCTGA
- a CDS encoding diguanylate cyclase: MADSAKKTAEAARRAPPPNPLADRTILIVDDDPANIQHVREGLAGPGYRFREAHDGTEALRSLREARPDLIIMDVEMPRLGGVEVCRIIKANGGEGGFGFIPVILVTARQAAGKVEGLELGADDYLVKPFDMLELSARVKSMLRLKVLQDALVEKNRELDSKNQALDRANKELDQKREELLRLTRVDGLTGLYNRRYFEERLSEEFARSARYRSPLSLVMMDIDHFKRLNDTYGHPFGDQVLRAVAQAVRGRLREVDFVARYGGEEFIALLPETGPKEALGACERIREAVASVRLEYRPPSGDALEVRCTASLGVASVPSPTLLGAEDLKKQADTCLYAAKAGGRNCVRQYKDTPPE, encoded by the coding sequence ATGGCGGACAGCGCGAAGAAGACGGCAGAAGCGGCACGCCGGGCCCCTCCCCCCAACCCCCTGGCCGACCGCACCATCCTGATCGTCGACGATGACCCGGCCAACATCCAGCACGTGCGCGAGGGGCTCGCCGGCCCGGGCTACCGCTTCCGCGAGGCCCATGACGGCACCGAGGCCCTGCGCTCGCTGCGCGAGGCACGGCCGGACCTCATCATCATGGACGTGGAGATGCCGCGGCTGGGCGGCGTCGAGGTGTGCCGCATCATCAAGGCCAACGGCGGCGAGGGGGGCTTCGGCTTCATTCCCGTCATCCTCGTGACGGCGCGGCAGGCGGCCGGCAAGGTGGAGGGGCTGGAGCTGGGCGCGGACGACTACCTCGTCAAACCCTTCGACATGCTGGAGCTGTCCGCGCGCGTGAAGTCCATGCTGCGGCTCAAGGTGCTGCAGGACGCCCTGGTGGAGAAGAACCGGGAGCTGGACTCCAAGAACCAGGCGCTGGACCGGGCCAACAAGGAGCTCGACCAGAAGCGCGAGGAGCTGCTGCGGCTCACGCGCGTCGACGGACTCACCGGCCTGTACAACCGGCGCTACTTCGAGGAGCGCCTGAGCGAGGAGTTCGCACGCTCCGCGCGCTACCGCTCGCCCCTGTCACTGGTGATGATGGACATCGATCACTTCAAGCGGCTCAACGACACCTACGGCCACCCCTTCGGCGACCAGGTGCTGCGCGCGGTGGCGCAGGCGGTGCGCGGCCGGCTGCGCGAGGTGGACTTCGTGGCGCGCTACGGAGGCGAGGAGTTCATCGCCCTGCTGCCCGAGACCGGCCCCAAGGAGGCCCTGGGGGCGTGCGAGCGCATCCGCGAGGCCGTGGCCTCCGTGCGCCTGGAGTACCGGCCCCCGTCGGGAGACGCACTGGAAGTGCGCTGTACGGCCTCACTGGGCGTGGCCAGCGTGCCCTCCCCGACCCTGTTGGGCGCCGAGGATCTCAAGAAGCAGGCCGACACCTGCCTCTACGCCGCCAAGGCGGGCGGCCGTAATTGCGTTCGCCAGTACAAGGACACGCCACCCGAGTGA